The following is a genomic window from Salvelinus sp. IW2-2015 unplaced genomic scaffold, ASM291031v2 Un_scaffold16299, whole genome shotgun sequence.
TGGTAAAAATGGAATAGAAATCAttcttacaaattaataaaaaatctcaTGCAGCATCTTCAGAAAGGGCCTGAGGGTATATCTTTGTAAgaggaaagaaaacaaatgaaTATTTTAGTTATATaaatcaaacacatcaaaatacaacCAAATCCAGTTTCTTACTCTAGATAACCAAAACCAGTTCATCTTCTTTGTCCACACCATTTTCAGAGAAGTGATTAAAACACAAACACTCTGGCAGCTACATACAGCTAGTTGATTGATTGTATTTGCCAAACAACGTCTAAATCTGAAGGCGGCAATTTCTTCACTGCATGTAAACACGGGAAACTGTGGTTTCTCACGGCCTTTATTTAGGACACTGTCCTCTTGGAGCCTGTCCTAGTCTTTGATTGAGACATCCGGTTAAATTAGTAAAGAAAGTAGAAGGTTGGAGAGAAGTGCTATATGTGTAATATGTGTAGCTTTGAAGCATAACTCAGAGAGGGTTCTGAGTCATTGCAAACGGTCTGTGCTGTTGATCTTAGTGCTTTATGGAGGGTATTCTTATAGTGGAAGTGAGAATGTTGGAATGCATAGAACCAAGGCTTGGCACCACTTAAAAGAGCACACCACAAAATAGCCATAGAATGACGCTTGCTTGTGGCATCTCATCTATGCCCTTTTGTTTGTGTCAGTAGAACCCAGTAGAGGCCCGTCTAGGGATAAAATAGGAGCACTGACGAGCACCTCTGGGCCTGggaataatactcagcatgcttcCACATGGCTCTGGGGGTACAGTGAGGGTGACAGAGGTCTGTCAGGTTGACTCTGGACACCCCTAGCACAGAGCACTGGAGAGAGCCAACTGTCACAACCATGAATCATGGCGTACACACAGCCTGTTGGGAGCAGGCCCTGTATGGTGACCCCTCTGATTGATGTGTTCTGCCGTTGCCACATCTCCAATTAAATAAACAAGGGCAAACACAGCTCCGCCCCACATACCACATactttcctctccccttctctacaCCTCCACCATCACCCATCTCAGCACCTCCACTGGGACCCCTTGTGATCAAGGCAACTGGAGGGAAGAAACATTTACTCAACCCTGCTAGCTTTCAGCTGGCAGTGGCTGAGTGATAACAGTAAATTGAGTCTTTGACAAGATAACACAGACCTGTTTTAAAAGGTAGACTACTGAACCAGAAAGATAACATAAGGCGCAAGAGGCTGGATTAACATGGGCAAAATGCTGACTGAGGTTGGTTTGAAACATGAGAAAAGGCAAAGTTTGGGAACGCAATAACATTAGCTTATtgctcttcttttttttcttttttttacctagAAATTATATTTTACACACAGCATAATCATATAAATACACTATACAATGcaatataaaataattatttCTTAAAAGGAATATGTTCAGGGTTTGTTTAGGTATGCTGGTTATGATACTAGCACCATACAAAAAATAATGACTCAAAATAAGTCGAGTgaaaaaggcacttccgggtctCGTTGAATGACTCGTGGGTAAATGATGGCCTCTCTCTCATCATGCTGGAACACAGAAACTGGTGTGTCTGTGCACACACTTATCTCCCATTCCAACATGAACATGTCCAGAACGAGGCACTGCAGATAAGTCGGTTCAGATCTCCTGTCTCCATGCAAAGACACCCAACTCGTTTGTCTCATCTTTTATCTTTTTAGTTTTTCTTGTCACTTCATTCCAGCAATAACTATGAACTGACTGCTACATTTCATAATTCTTCCTTTCTCACTTCCTTgattctccatctcttcttttgCTCATTGTCAGACTTCCACTTCTCGCAGCACCTCTTGAGTGTTGGGCGGTGATGCCACACTGATGTCGAAGCAGGTCACCATCATGACACGTGACTTGCATAGGTTGACACAGAACTCCAGCTCCTCTGTGACCTGACCCAGGGCCTGCAGGTACTCCTGGGACTCCTTGTCCAAATCCTGGTCCACCTCAACTGgatgagaagagacaggagagcagaggagtAAAGTCCTGGTCACACACAATCAACTGAAAACTGGAAGACTGTCCACAGAATCAAGTTAACTTTCAATAGGAAGATAACTTTCTATTTTTGTAGGGAACATtaataataaaaatgtgtacATCTCCATATGCCCCAATCCTGGTAGAATAATGTAGCAGACACTCACACTCTCCTATCCACTTGCAAGGGTCCATCATCAGCCGGGTCTTGGTGTCCTCTAGCTCTTCCTTAAGTGCCTCATGTTTGACCTTCAGCTCCCTGATCTGCTGCTGCCGCCGCTCCAGAACCTTCAGCTTACTGTTGAAGTACAGcaggccctgagagagagagagagagagagagagagagagagagagagagagagagagagagagagagagagagagagagagagagagagagagagagagagagagagagagagagagagagagagagagagagagagagagagagatgagtgactAAGGAACtgtttgaaataaataataataatagtaattcaCTAGCATTTTTGTTGCTGCTGAAGAATTGCAGGATATACAGACACAGTCGTGTGTATTAACATTTCCTGTCACAATAGAACAAACCTAATTTGAGATATGTGCATGCAACTCGAACAATCCAATTACTTCCTGTTCTTCCCCTCTTAACCCTTACTCCAAACTATTCCCCAACTCCCATTAAAGAATAATCAAGCCTCAGCCATCCAGCAAAATCAACATACCTTCTCAACATCCTGGAATGGATGCTAAagatgagaaaagagaggaaaataaaatacataatgtaaaaaatatgtttgtACTCTAGACAGAGTAATGATCTCATGATCTCTCAAAcaaatacaacacacaaacatgcatgaaTATACAGAGTACTAAACCCTGTATATTGTATGTACACAGAAAAAGCCATGTGCACACAAATAGACATCTGAGAATACAAGCACGGAAACCAGCCATGATGCACACATTGCATGGTATTCCAAAACTGGCCTGGGAACAGTGGGGGATGTGCGAGGCAAAGCACTTCATTACCAGCCATTCAGCCAGTGATGGTTGGGAAAGACAAATTGAAGATCATCTTTTCCTAATTGAAACTAAATCAAACCACCATCCAGCTGATTTAAAATCTTCTCTTAACAAATTCCTGTCTGGCTGCCTCTAACTTGTGGGAGCAGTTAATGACCCGTGGCAAGTGGAGCCAGCCATAAAGAGCCATCAGGCAGCCAGGGATGGGCCATGGTGATGGCTGATAGGGTGTGGGATGTAGAGGGGGGATGCACATTCATCACACATTCCTGGACTGCTctttccaccaccaccactccttCCCCCTCTGTCAATCAGCACCAGCAGTGAGCCCCAGCGATCAGTCATATCTAAAGCAATTAACGCCAGACAATAATTGCCTCCTGATCTCTTCACATTCCTggtcacacagacacataaagacTTTGGGATTCGCCATTGGCCAGACTAAAGATCAAACATCTCAGATGCATATTTTCACCTTGTTCTTTAATAAGAACCTGAGAAAGAGTGAGCTAAGACCTTCCCACGATGTCATGCCTATAGGCCCGACTCCACCAGGGGGCAAAGGGAGGCTTAACACTCTCAGTTAAAACTTGTGCCCCCTCAGTTTTAGTTGTATGTCCCGATATGAAAATATAAACAATTATTGAGTGACAGGTTGATGCAAAATCTGTATCTCCGCTGCGCTGTGTCAGCACAGTGGACAGAGTGTGCCGCGGTGTGTGCaggggggctatggaaagccactggggcaGTTAGGTATGACTCCTTTGGGTATCCATGGAAAACACTTTTCATCTGTGGTAGGCTAAGCGAATAACGTAATACGCCTCTAcctgtaatatttgattttgatttatacGGGCGCGGTCAAGTTTACTGTTGAAGCTGCTTCACTCAACTCTGCCTCACGCCCCACCACTACAGAGTTTAgttagcttcttagctagctGTTAAAAACATTAGTGCTATTAACCttagcctatttagctagctcaCTGCCACGATGGATATCAGAAATTGCCTTCGCCAACGTACCCACACAAAGCCAAAGTGTAAAATAATGTTCTTGGATGCTGTCagtggtgaaatgtcagaacgatTCAGAGAACGCAACAGCCAATTGGTGGAGGCCATTTGTGCCCTTGACTTTCTAGATTGAAAAAGTTGAAACTACTGCTAGATCTAAGTaaaaccaggctgtatcacaaccggccgtgattgggagccccatagggtggtgcacaattggcacagcgtcgtccgggtttggccggtgtaggccatcattgtaaataagaatttgttcttaactgacttgcctagttaaataaaggttaaataaaaatgtaaaaaacaataataaaaaaattaagattTGGTGGAAGCTGAGTTTAGTGTCGCTCGCCAGTTTTTGCAGACTGAAATTGCCCGCTCTGGCTACATTGAGGACGATATGGACCCCACTTGATATCCTGCAACGATTCTCTGGGCCTCTCTCCGCTATGCCGACCGTGCTTACTGGACTGACACATGGATTGACCTTTGGGGCGTCCACAGCTACATGCGAGAACTcattttccactttgacaaacgTGTTCAGTCAGCACAGAAGAAGCATGCTACAGTACACCTGAGGAAAGCTCAACTAATCCAACTGGAATTTGAGGGGGATCTTACATGAAGATTTCGGGGAGAATGGTATGATCGATTACTCAGGAAGTTCCACAGAGAATCAGCTGCAAACTCTTCTGAAAAGGTAAGAACAATCTAGCtggttgttttttaaaatcaaaatctTGGTGGTGTTGCCAGTGGTGTCATTTCAGCAAAAACCTAGGGTATGGAATGGCAAAATGACTTCCTTAGACACCAGTCTAGGTTTTCAAAAGCCTCGCTTTAGCGTGTagggtgctgtccatggtgctgatagagTGCAACAATTTGTCACTTCTTGGTCAAAAGCACTCTATGGTCTCGGTATTTTAACTTTTATGTTGATTATGGTATTGCGTGACATAAGCAGACTTTAATATAATTCAAATGCAAGAACCCCAAATAATTGTGCCCCCTCACCGATTTCCACTGcccccttagtcactttatcctggcgcTGGGTCTGCATGCCTGACTTCAACGTAGCACATTCAGAATATTGAGATCAATGTGACACGTGCAGACTATTGCTGAGCTTGACATTGCTaagcagtatgtactgtatgtattgatgAACTTAAACCTAATGACTCTAAAATAAGTGGAGTAACAGTATGGGGAGCTTGTATTACAGACAGTAAGCATGACCCTTCACTCACCTCAACCAAGTCCTCCTGTCGTCGCCTCTGGAGCCGTTCCACATCGTCGATCTCGTACACCTTGATCTCGAAGGGTTCCTTCAGTGGTCCTGACATGGGCGGCAGGTCCACCCACTGGCCAGCTGTGCCAGCCTTCTTCCCCAGTGACGAGGTGTCTGGGAGGGGGGCCGGGATGAGCCGCCTCCGCTGTAGCcctggagagacacagacagacaggcacctcAATTACTGCTGGAAATATACAATGGTAATATCTGCCAGGGCCGAGCTGTACAGCTCTATCTATTAGTAAATATGTATGAGACTGAGATGTAAAGAGGGTGAGACTGAGATGTAAAGAGATAGCCAGCTTTACACAGGCCTCCTGAGCGTGCTGTTGATTGCATATGTATAAGGCTTTCACCACTGTCTATTTTAAATCCCTACCAAACAATATGAATTTAAAAGATTGACTGCATAAATCTAAGACAGCTGGAACAAGTGGAAGTGTCTGCTGCTGTTCAACTGAGTTCAAAGACATCTAATTTCTGCTGCATCAGAAAGGTGACAAAACCAACTATAAGaatcacattttaaaaagttagATTGATGAGGTACAACATTTCCTGGGGGAGTTGGGGAAAGCGACAGTTTGTCCTTGATGTTGTTTGGATATTCTGTGCTATACTTCTCTGGCATACTGCTTCATTCAGGAGATCTGTAGAAATGTATTTCTTATTTCAGATGGGAACATGACACACATAAAGTCAACAGCAGTGAACCTTGACCCTTAACAACCCTTAACAAGAGATTGTCTAAGCTGATCTGCACAGCAATCGGGGGTATTTATAGACATGCTGTGTAACATTTAGACAATAGGCTTTATTGAGGAGTGGTTAGGGCTTATGACCTCCATGAACAACCTCCTCCATTATTTAACAAGTGGACTGTTTGACATCACACAGTTGCTTGTAAATAACAACAAAGACTgggcttaacctctcttgggtagggggctgtattttcacgtccggatgaaaagtgtgcccagagtaaactgcctgctactccggcccagatgctaggatatgcatattattagttgatttggatagaaaacactctgaagtttctaaaacggtttgaatgatatctgtgagtataacataactcatatggcaggcaaaaacctgagaagaaatccaaccgtctgctcctagtgatagcgtgtcatgaattttgattactgggctaaacgcactaacaaaaaggatgtatttggacataaatgatggacttcatcgaacaaaacaaacatttattatggaactgggattcctgggagtgcattctgatgaagatcatcaaaggtaagtgaatatttataatgctattctgacatctgttgactacacatggcggatatctgtttgggttgtgttggtctctgagctctgtactcagattattgcaaggtgtgctttttccgtaaagtttttttgaaatctgacacagcggttgcattaagaagaagtggatctaaaattccatgcataaaagttgtatcttttagcaatgtttattatgagtatttctgtaaattgatatggctctctgcaaaatcatcggatgttttggaactactgaacataacgcgccaatgtaaactcagatttttggatataaatatgaactttaccaaacaaaacatacatgtattgtgtaacatgaagtcctatgagtgtcatctgatgaagatcatcaaaggttagtgattaattgtatctctatttctgctttttgtgactcctctttggctggaaaaatggctgtgtttttctgtgacttggctctgacctaacataatcgtttggtgtgcttttttttgcctttttgaaatcggacactgtgactggatttacaacaagtgtatctttaaaatggtgtaaaatacttgtatgtttgaggaattttaattatgggatttctgttgttttgaatttggcgccctgcagtttcactggctgttgaagaggtgagaCACTactgtcccacataccctagagaggttaaacaagACAACTTGTAAAAGGACCTGAGTAATGCTTGGGATTTTATGGAACTTTCACATTTTTGAATGCCTCAATCCATTCCCAGACTAAACCTACAGTATGCTGTTGTTCAGGATATTATCAGATAGATAATGCATAATGATGTATACAGGTTCAGAGCTATTACCATTGCGTTTCTTGGGGGATTTGGATGTCCTGGGGCGGCCTGAGGAGGACATTCCACTCTCACTCATTGAGTCGTGTGCAGAGGAGGCGCTGCCTGTGGCCTCGCTGTCCCGGATCATGCTCTCATAACCACTGCTGCCCCCGCTGTGGTAGaagagggctgtgcggcccataGCTGGGGGCAGCTCTCCACTCAGAACACTGCTATTGTCACTGCCATGGCCACTGCTGTAGCGCTGCGGCCTTCTGGGGGCTGTGATCTTACTGTAGGGGGAGGGCAGCATGGCCACGGGGGACTTGTCATCACTCAGGTTCACCCCACTGTCATTACCACTGTCAGAGTCCCCTGAGCCCCTCAGGTGTTTGCCTGATGTGCTGCCTGATGCCAGCTCACTGACCCGGCTGTTGGCTGCCCGCATAGCATGCTTGGTGCCCATGATGGTCCCCCGGCCAGGCTTGCTGCTGACGGCTGCCGTGGCTCGCGGGGCGGAGGTCTTGCCAGTCGGGGGAAGGTTGGCATTGGGGTTCCTGGTTGCTGGAGCTGCCAGGGACTTTGTGGAGGAGCTCAGGCCCTTAGAGTTGCTCGCTGACAACGAACGGTCCTTACTTCCATTGACCGCTCCTAGTGCCCTGGGGTTAACACTACCTTTGACCTGCCCAGGTTTACCTAGAGCACCTGTAGCACAACAGGGGGAGGTTGGGGATGTAGCAATGGGAGAGCTGGTTGAGTTTGGTACACCGAATCTGGGAATGGATCTGCTGGACTTGCTGCAGCCCAGGCTGGCTCCACTGTTTTCTCGACTGAGAGTGGGCTTGGAGCCCACCATGGACATGCTGTCACTCCTTTCCAGAGGCATCTGACTGCCGTAATGCTGCCGACTAGCATCTCCTCTGGCCCTCAGACTGGATGTGGCTTTGGCCGGGGTGTAGTCACCTCTGAGGCTGGAGGTTTTGAGACTGTTGGAGTCTACTCTGCAGTGGATCTCTAGCtcatcctctgacaccgccccCCTGGTAATTTTGGGCCTCCCTGCTTCACCGTACACAGACTTTAAGGCACTTTGGGGCAGCAGAGGCCTGTTCTTCTGATCCAGACTGGACTTACGcactggaggtggaggaggtgaggtACCACCAGGTTTGGGGAGCATGCTGGCTTGCTGCCCATTTGCCTTTCCATTCTTCCCCAGAGAGGAGAACTTGAGAATGTTGGTTGTAGTGGTGATGTTCTGGGTTGTGGCCTTGGTCTCTGGGGAGACGTGGATGACAGGCACAGTGCCCAGGGTGGTGGCCCCTCGTCTGAGCTGAGGCATCTTGCTGGGGGGCTCCGCTTTCTTACTGGTGGACTTCTCACAGCCGTCCACCACCCTCTGAGCTGAGGTAGAACCCTGCACCTTGGGTGGGCGAGATACACCATTGCTGTTGACAACACCAGCTTTGCGGCAGGGAATGCCACTTACTGGGGTTCTGGGGAGCTTGCTGGGGGCGCTGGAGTCTGGAAGCTGAGGTTCAGAGTGGTTGACAATGCGCTGCCAGGGGTCCTCCTGCTTGacttcctgtctctgtggttcacgactgctgctgctactataggctattgatgaggTAGGTTTCACTTTCCTGGGAAGACTGGAGTGGACTATGTAAGGGCCCTGGGAGGGTTGTGAGGAGGAGCTGAGAGAGTTAACTTTAGCTGATTTGGATGGGAATCTGAGGGATCCTTTGGTTGACTCGGGAGACAGAGGGCACTTTGTCAGGGACAGTTTGCTAGGTGCTGTGCTGTCACTGTCCAGTTCAGAAAAGCTAAAGCCACTGTCGTTCAGGGAGTTCTTGGCATCCCTTCGGGATGATTCACAGTGGAACATACCCATGGAATCCAGGTAGAAGGTGCCGTCTGGGCCGATGTGCTTAGTCTGTGGGAGGAAAACGTCTGCAGAGTGTACCCTTTCACTCTCCAGAGTACAGACGCTGACCTCGCTGAGCCAGGAGCTGATGGACGAGCCCCTgctgcccacacacacaaatgagtCATCCTGTAAGGGGGTGAGCACCTCGATGTTGACCTCTGCACCCCTCACAGCAGATGTGTAGGCGTCAAACTCATCGTTGATGCTGCTGATGATGCTGACGGGCCGGGAGCCGGAGGCAAGGGCCTGCAGGGAGCAGTCGCTGTTGAAGCTGATGATGCTGGAGGGCCGCCCGCTGTCTATGATGCTGCCGATGGAAACCTCCTCCACCACAGTGAACACCAGCTCATCCTCTCCGTTCAACTCCACAGGCTGCTGCAGGGTGACCGTAGCCCGGAGGTTGTCCCTGTCCATGTACCTCTCTCTCAGGGTGGAGCGTAGCTGGCACACCTCTACAGGTCCCCTGGTCTGGGTCCTATCAAGGAAGGGGTCCCCAGACTCCCCCTGTTTTCCAACCTGATGGCTCATTCCCACAGGGGGCATTCTGGTGGGGgacctctcctctgcttctccgTTGCCCCTGCTTGAGTCTCTCTGCTGTGGTGGAGGGGGAGCAGGCTTGGGTAAGGGCTTCTTGTTGAAGTAAACCTTCTCCCGTACTACTGGCTCAGAGGCTGGCACCGTGGCCACACCCTGTATGAATGGGCTTGCTCTGCTCTCTGACATCACCTTCTCACCATCAGCACTTGTTCTACATATGCTCTGTGACACCCCTCTGGAATGTTCCAGTTTAGACTTAGAAGGGCTGATATGGGGGCTACTGGATGGAGGAATGGCTACAGATTTAGGAGCAAGTTTAGGTGATATGTTCTCCTGGGAGGAGGAGGCTTTAGTTACAGTCTTTGGGGAAACAGAGCCAGGGCATTCCTTTGCTTTGCTGTCCACCTTGGGGCTGGCCTGACTTCCCCTGCCCTCTCCAACAAACGCTGTAGGCTCCTCGCTGCCGTCGATACACTCCAGGCGCTCCTGCAGCTCAGCAAACGTGTTGCACTTGAAGAAGTGATCCCTGTCCAGGGGGCCCTCCTTCCCAGACCGCTTCCTGTTCAGGGAGGGGATGATGGGAACGAAGGTGGGGGGGCCCTCGTTGTCACTTAGCTCCCGGTCTGAGATGGCGGCGCCCCCCGGCCCCACATAGATGACGGTGTCACAGGACTGTTCGCTGCTGGAGGAGTAGTCTGGGTCGCTGAGCAGGGAGGGCAGGTCTGGGTCCAGGGCCACCGTCCGGGGGTGGAAGGGTCTGAGGTGAGGTGGCCGACGGATCCTCCCCTCCTCACAGGAGCTCTCCCCTCCAGAAGAACTGGATGCATACTGCAACACAGAAACATACAGAGACTTACAAAACAGTGTATATAGGAAATGTGCTTAGCACATGAATGTGCTACATACTTAGACTTTCTGCATAATTCACATGTTCAAGACATAACATTTTTACTTTAGACTTATTGAAAAAGTCTATATAATTTTCTCCACCATTTTCCCATTTCCTGCTGTAGATTTACAGTTAATTCAATCGCATAATGAATTCACGGTGGAATACATCGTAAGGCAAATATAAATTACATTAAAATCGTCAGTCAATACATTTAAAGGTTACAGGTTGAACATCAATAGGCACACTGAAATGAATGTCAATAATATGAATCAGTGTCCGTAGAATGCATTATAATTACGCCGAAGACAGATGCTAAATAAATACATGCTGTCATTACACCTAATTATCTGGAGTATATATTTCCCGAATCCGAGGGCATGCATTACACACATCCTTAGGCATTAGGGTTGCGATCAATTctaattgaaggcagtcaattcaggaagtgatttgaatttaaaatCCCACATTCTTCTAACTTTTGACATAAATAGCTTCTCCTTTTCAGTTAATTGAGAAGTCAGTAAAAATGTATGCTGATTTGTTCAATCAttaaattggaatttcagtttacttcctggaTTGACTGCCTAAATTgaaattgagcccaaccctgttaGGCAGCCCTATTGATTACATGATTATGTGTTGAGCAGGCAAGAAAAACTAACTCTGAATTATGGAATTAATAATCTTGCATTAAGAGAGGCCCTGATTAATTTCATACCATGGCCTCCAATTTACAGTAAAGTGGGAATAGCTTTTTCAAGATCTCAGTTACGAATAGGCTACTACATGAAATGGTGAACAGTGCAACTTCTGCTAATAAAGCCACTGTAATACACTCTAGAGATCACTAAATACTTATTATAACTGTGAAAATCTATGGCTTTCCCTCATCAAAACAGTTCCCTGTACATCGAAATATGCTACTGTTCAAATGGAAAATACCCATGTCTATTAATCAATGTAAACAATGTATGATACTGAAAGCTCTGCAAGTCCAGACACAAACCTTGGACTTCTTCTTCCTCATGCGGTGGATGCGTGAGGCCAGCTGGATGGTGGTGAGGGAGTCAGTGTAGTTGGCAGGGGAGTCAGAGATGTGGGCGATCATTGTAGTTCTGCAGTTAATGTTCCCCAGCGACTCTCTCAGCAGCATCGTCAGTTTGCTGTCCCTAGAAATGATACGTTCACACATCACTGCTCAGGAAATGGCAGGATGTTTCAGTCCCTTATATCAGTGTCGGTTTACATTCAACCACGGTTCTCTACGCCTTATATTAGTCTGGGTTGCCAGAGATTTTTTGAATATCACATTTGGAAGAACTGGTTCTTCGACTGTTATGTCGGGTTCTAAGCTGAACGCTCCTTTTATAGTATATTTCCTCCCGTTTTCGCTCGCTCTCCCCATTTCACACTTTGTCTGCACTGCATTCCCCAAATGAAACGTTCTAGCTCTTCACCTCATTTCTGATTCCATAGTGTAGCAAACTACATAGCTAACACTGAGATATTTCTTTAAGTCTATAGCACGCTAGATAAACACAGCCTTGATAGTCAAGTTAAATGTACTTGCATAAACTTGTCTCGAACATTTTCATTACATGACTCGACTCCTTTGCATATTACATATTCAAGGTATAGATAGAAAGTTCAGTACTAGTTCCCCTACCTGTAAGGTACGTGCTTGGCTCCATTGGCTAAAGCCATGATAACGTTTCCCAGTgcagtgagagacagacacaggcctCCCCCTCCGTCTCGGCTCTTACTGAGGACCTTCTCACAGCTCCCCAAGTCTATGAGGTGCAGCCTGCTCCGTCCGCCCGACACTGTAGATGACACAGGAGGAAGAACCAGGTGAAGTTATATCTCAgcacagacacagtcagacacTCCCTCTGCAGGGTTCCCACATGCTGCTGCTGCGCCTTACAGTCAGGAGTGGCAcagtccagaccagaccagacatggCAGTCTGATTTATTCATGAGTAAGCCTCTCGGTCTGAAGTGATTCAAATCTGGGCTGAGATTGTCTCAGTTTAACAGACAGGTAATAACGTTCCAGACACATAAAAGTATCTTGTTGTCACATATATACAAAACAAAGGAGGACAATCACTGTATTTGGTACCTAAATAGTCATTGGAGATGATGACTAGTTTGGGGGGCTGTGCTatgaaagtaaaagtatacattGATTCAGTTTAGACGGAAGGGGAGCAGAATTTCTCAAAATGTTTTTCAGCAGAGGGGCAGCACATTGTAATGTAGGTCActgatattttatttcagattaaaatctaatcaaatcaaatataacaagtgtagacttaactgtgaaatgcttgcttacaagcctttacacaagaatgaagctatatacagggagtaccagtaccagatcaatgtgcagggatatgaggtatttgaggtagatatgcacatgaaggcagggtaaagtgactaggcatcaggatagataataataataagagtaaaataaagaacagagtagcaacagcatatgatgagtgtaaaagtgtgtgtgtgtgtgtgtgtgtgtgtgtgtgtgtgtgtgtgtgtgtgtgtgtgtgtgtgtgtgtgtgtgtgtgtgtgtgtgtgtgtgtgtgtgtgtgtgtgtgtgtgtgtgtgtgtgttgtgtgtgtgtgttgtgtgtgtgtgtgtgtgtgtgtgtgtgtgtgtgtgtggtgtgtggtgtgtgtgtgtggtgtgtgtggcagtagcctagtggttggaacgttggactagtaaccgaaaggttgcaagatcggatccccgagctgacaatgtaaaaatctg
Proteins encoded in this region:
- the LOC112080381 gene encoding kinesin-like protein KIF26A isoform X3, with product MNSFWGNATHGRDPDNCRFTVEGCPSGESPFPLDLNTRKILHLSEYARCNSRPPPEGAGSVTVSESERRDGKGSFCQQCQINVTELKRQALALADPSSLKDPGYAAFLFDQLQVPGSHEGCCQVCSTPLHQLRQEALQTVGAPPAALTLSHAMPALPSTTLSGQPHKLTLSSSSAHVRQPSKAHAQAHTILPLRESWHRGQGCPQGSSVSAGPKTSVQVTMGGGQLTGTLGSVTIQAQQYLEGMWSISRVNNFLPQPSPAQGLMGDVERDVPAPASEAPVPSSNCSLTPSRQRSAVQLGQCDVTPPAPGHTSTPTSTQSASAAASFFIRAAQKLNLSSKRKKHQPPSLLHPGAQEPSIYPTNFSGILQLSPPPAPPCLLRAVSKVKENPGMGKVKVMMRICPSLEAPDSSESMSFLKVDPRKKQLTLYDPSVNDHANSGHRRATVAIPKIFAFDAVFTQDASQAEVCSGTVSEVIQSVVNGADGCIFCFGHVKLGKTFTMIGKDGSTQNLGIVPCAISWLFKLINERKEKTGTRFSVRVSAVEICGKDEALKDLLSEVSTGSLQDGQSPGVYLREDPICGTQLQNQSELRAPTAEKAAFFLDAAIAARSTSRPDSDEEERRNSHMLFTLHIYQYRMEKSGKGGMSGGRSRLHLIDLGSCEKVLSKSRDGGGGLCLSLTALGNVIMALANGAKHVPYRDSKLTMLLRESLGNINCRTTMIAHISDSPANYTDSLTTIQLASRIHRMRKKKSKYASSSSGGESSCEEGRIRRPPHLRPFHPRTVALDPDLPSLLSDPDYSSSSEQSCDTVIYVGPGGAAISDRELSDNEGPPTFVPIIPSLNRKRSGKEGPLDRDHFFKCNTFAELQERLECIDGSEEPTAFVGEGRGSQASPKVDSKAKECPGSVSPKTVTKASSSQENISPKLAPKSVAIPPSSSPHISPSKSKLEHSRGVSQSICRTSADGEKVMSESRASPFIQGVATVPASEPVVREKVYFNKKPLPKPAPPPPQQRDSSRGNGEAEERSPTRMPPVGMSHQVGKQGESGDPFLDRTQTRGPVEVCQLRSTLRERYMDRDNLRATVTLQQPVELNGEDELVFTVVEEVSIGSIIDSGRPSSIISFNSDCSLQALASGSRPVSIISSINDEFDAYTSAVRGAEVNIEVLTPLQDDSFVCVGSRGSSISSWLSEVSVCTLESERVHSADVFLPQTKHIGPDGTFYLDSMGMFHCESSRRDAKNSLNDSGFSFSELDSDSTAPSKLSLTKCPLSPESTKGSLRFPSKSAKVNSLSSSSQPSQGPYIVHSSLPRKVKPTSSIAYSSSSSREPQRQEVKQEDPWQRIVNHSEPQLPDSSAPSKLPRTPVSGIPCRKAGVVNSNGVSRPPKVQGSTSAQRVVDGCEKSTSKKAEPPSKMPQLRRGATTLGTVPVIHVSPETKATTQNITTTTNILKFSSLGKNGKANGQQASMLPKPGGTSPPPPPVRKSSLDQKNRPLLPQSALKSVYGEAGRPKITRGAVSEDELEIHCRVDSNSLKTSSLRGDYTPAKATSSLRARGDASRQHYGSQMPLERSDSMSMVGSKPTLSRENSGASLGCSKSSRSIPRFGVPNSTSSPIATSPTSPCCATGALGKPGQVKGSVNPRALGAVNGSKDRSLSASNSKGLSSSTKSLAAPATRNPNANLPPTGKTSAPRATAAVSSKPGRGTIMGTKHAMRAANSRVSELASGSTSGKHLRGSGDSDSGNDSGVNLSDDKSPVAMLPSPYSKITAPRRPQRYSSGHGSDNSSVLSGELPPAMGRTALFYHSGGSSGYESMIRDSEATGSASSAHDSMSESGMSSSGRPRTSKSPKKRNGLQRRRLIPAPLPDTSSLGKKAGTAGQWVDLPPMSGPLKEPFEIKVYEIDDVERLQRRRQEDLVEHPFQDVEKGLLYFNSKLKVLERRQQQIRELKVKHEALKEELEDTKTRLMMDPCKWIGEFEVDQDLDKESQEYLQALGQVTEELEFCVNLCKSRVMMVTCFDISVASPPNTQEVLREVEV